In Pseudonocardia sp. EC080619-01, the following proteins share a genomic window:
- a CDS encoding MFS transporter, which translates to MSATVSDLIDERPMSRFQWSAVAICVLLNMLDGFDVLVMAFTGKSVAAEWGLNGAQLGLLLSAGLIGMAVGSMFLAPWADRLGRRPMVLGCLAVAGIAMLLSAASQSAGQLGVLRTITGLGIGGLLATTNVIAAEYASHRWRGLAVSLNSTGYALGATLGGLLAALLIGGLGWRSVFLVGGLATVAAIPLVWWRLPESLDFLVTRRPAGALDRVNTLLRRMRLAPLATLPELPAAPRGVGAGYRELLTPRLRRTTLVLWPVFFCIMAGFYFVTSWTPTLLTEAGLSPTAGIAGGTVLNVGGIFGAALLGLLAARFALRTVLATYLVATGVLLTVFIGTTSSLVAAFTVAAVIGVFVNGCVAGLYALTPTVYDPAVRTTGVGTGLAIGRAGAILAPTAAGALLDGGWTPQHLYVLFGVVFVVAAALLFLLRTRPVAPPTAGSAASTTLRAEGAPS; encoded by the coding sequence ATGAGCGCCACCGTCAGCGACCTGATCGACGAGCGCCCGATGTCGCGCTTCCAGTGGTCCGCGGTCGCGATCTGTGTCCTGCTCAACATGCTGGACGGGTTCGACGTGCTCGTCATGGCCTTCACCGGCAAGTCCGTCGCCGCCGAGTGGGGCCTCAACGGCGCCCAGCTCGGGCTGTTGCTGTCCGCCGGGCTGATCGGCATGGCCGTCGGCTCGATGTTCCTCGCCCCCTGGGCCGACCGGCTCGGCAGACGTCCGATGGTCCTCGGGTGCCTCGCCGTGGCCGGCATCGCGATGCTGCTCTCCGCCGCCAGCCAGTCGGCAGGACAGCTCGGCGTACTGCGCACGATCACCGGCCTGGGCATCGGAGGGCTGCTGGCCACCACGAACGTGATCGCAGCCGAGTACGCCTCCCACCGCTGGCGCGGGCTTGCAGTGAGCCTCAACTCCACCGGCTACGCGCTGGGTGCGACGCTCGGCGGACTGCTCGCTGCGTTGCTGATCGGAGGGCTCGGCTGGCGGTCGGTGTTCCTCGTCGGAGGTCTGGCCACCGTCGCCGCGATCCCGCTGGTGTGGTGGCGGCTGCCCGAGTCGCTGGACTTCCTCGTGACCCGCCGCCCGGCCGGAGCCCTCGACCGGGTCAACACACTCCTCCGCCGGATGCGCCTGGCCCCGCTGGCCACGCTGCCGGAGCTCCCCGCCGCCCCTCGCGGTGTCGGAGCCGGGTACCGGGAGCTGCTGACACCGCGGCTGCGGCGCACGACGCTGGTGCTCTGGCCCGTGTTCTTCTGCATCATGGCGGGCTTCTACTTCGTCACGAGCTGGACGCCGACCCTGCTGACCGAGGCGGGCCTGTCCCCCACCGCCGGCATCGCCGGCGGCACGGTGCTCAACGTCGGTGGCATCTTCGGTGCAGCACTACTGGGCCTGCTGGCCGCCCGGTTCGCCCTGCGCACCGTGCTGGCGACCTACCTGGTCGCGACCGGGGTCCTGCTGACAGTGTTCATCGGCACCACGTCATCGCTGGTCGCCGCGTTCACGGTCGCCGCGGTGATCGGCGTCTTCGTCAACGGCTGCGTCGCGGGCCTCTACGCCCTCACCCCGACCGTGTACGACCCGGCCGTGCGGACCACCGGTGTCGGCACCGGCCTCGCCATCGGGCGGGCCGGGGCGATCCTCGCGCCGACCGCCGCCGGGGCGCTGCTCGACGGCGGCTGGACCCCGCAACACCTGTACGTGCTGTTCGGCGTGGTCTTCGTCGTCGCGGCCGCACTGCTGTTCCTACTGCGCACCCGACCGGTCGCTCCGCCCACCGCCGGCAGCGCAGCATCCACCACCCTGCGAGCCGAAGGAGCCCCGTCGTGA
- a CDS encoding cytochrome P450 produces MPPTTPTPALDDDPFGDEILTDPYPFHRQLRDAGPVVHLERYGVWAMGRYEQVHAALIDHDTFCSGRGAGLADFHREKPWRPPSLLLEADPPDHTAVRTAMSAVVSPRTVRRLRTGFAETAATIADKLAARQEFDIVTDLAEVYPLQVFPDIVGLPKQGRENLLPYGALAFNAFGPRNARTEKALAEAAPVQRWIWDSCQRHALAPDGLGASIWAAADAGQITQEQAPMLVRSLLSAGVDTTVHGIANTMHALTHHPEQWAALRDNPALAKFAFDEALRHSGPVQTFFRTTTRDVTIEDTTIPAGHKVLLFLGAANRDPRRWGTDADRFDITRKAAGHVAFGMGIHQCIGQPIARLEVESVLTALTTRLSRLEPSAPPTPKLNNTLTGWAHIPVLGHRT; encoded by the coding sequence ATGCCCCCCACGACTCCCACCCCGGCGCTCGACGACGACCCGTTCGGCGACGAGATCCTGACCGACCCCTACCCGTTCCACCGGCAACTACGGGACGCCGGCCCCGTCGTCCACCTCGAGCGCTACGGTGTATGGGCGATGGGCCGCTACGAGCAGGTCCACGCCGCCCTCATCGACCACGACACATTCTGCTCCGGCAGAGGCGCGGGCCTTGCGGACTTCCACCGCGAGAAGCCCTGGCGCCCCCCGAGCCTGCTGCTCGAGGCCGACCCCCCGGACCACACCGCGGTGCGCACCGCGATGAGCGCGGTCGTGTCACCGCGCACCGTCCGCCGGCTCCGGACCGGCTTCGCCGAGACCGCCGCCACCATCGCCGACAAACTCGCAGCCCGCCAGGAGTTCGACATCGTCACCGACCTCGCCGAGGTCTACCCCCTGCAGGTCTTCCCCGACATCGTCGGTCTCCCGAAGCAGGGCCGCGAGAACCTGCTGCCCTACGGCGCGCTGGCCTTCAACGCCTTCGGACCACGCAACGCACGCACCGAGAAGGCACTGGCCGAGGCCGCTCCGGTCCAGAGATGGATCTGGGACAGCTGCCAACGACACGCACTCGCCCCCGACGGGCTCGGCGCCTCCATCTGGGCGGCCGCCGACGCCGGACAGATCACCCAGGAACAGGCCCCCATGCTCGTCCGGTCCCTGCTCTCCGCCGGCGTCGACACCACCGTCCACGGCATCGCGAACACGATGCACGCGCTGACACACCACCCCGAACAATGGGCCGCGCTGCGCGACAACCCCGCGCTGGCGAAATTCGCCTTCGACGAAGCCCTACGCCACTCCGGCCCGGTCCAGACGTTCTTCCGCACGACCACCCGCGACGTCACGATCGAGGACACCACCATCCCCGCAGGACATAAGGTCCTGCTCTTTCTCGGCGCGGCCAACCGCGACCCCCGCAGATGGGGCACGGACGCCGACCGGTTCGACATCACCCGCAAAGCCGCAGGCCACGTCGCCTTCGGCATGGGCATCCACCAATGCATCGGCCAACCCATCGCCCGCCTCGAGGTCGAGAGTGTTCTCACCGCTCTCACGACACGCCTCAGCCGCCTCGAACCGAGCGCGCCGCCGACGCCCAAACTCAACAACACCCTCACCGGATGGGCACACATCCCCGTCCTCGGTCACCGCACCTGA
- a CDS encoding NAD-dependent epimerase/dehydratase family protein, translated as MQTILGANGQIGAELTRYLHDHVTDDIRVVSRKPAKIHETDEPVAADLMDAEATADAVRGSEIAYLTVGLPIDSALWEQQFPVIMANTIAACRQHDTKLVFFDNTYMYPRTSQVQVEDTAFQPVGRKAIVRAAMATMLLREMDAGTIEAVICRAPEFYGPGKTQSLTKSAVFDRIRRGKRPVVPVSAHTERSLIWTPDASRGMGLIGNTPDAYGQTWHLPTDPDRLTYEQMIGIASDVAGHRIGYTTVPESVFRTGGLFNRSVKEASELLPRYRVDNVFDSSKFATRFPEFAVTTYREGVTAILG; from the coding sequence ATGCAGACCATCCTGGGAGCCAACGGCCAGATCGGCGCTGAGCTCACCCGCTACCTTCACGACCACGTCACCGACGACATCCGCGTCGTCAGCCGCAAGCCCGCCAAGATCCATGAGACCGACGAGCCCGTTGCGGCGGACCTGATGGACGCCGAGGCCACGGCCGACGCCGTACGCGGCAGTGAGATCGCCTATCTCACCGTGGGACTGCCCATCGACTCGGCGCTGTGGGAGCAGCAGTTCCCCGTGATCATGGCGAACACGATCGCGGCCTGCCGTCAGCACGACACCAAGCTGGTGTTCTTCGACAACACCTACATGTACCCCCGCACCTCGCAGGTGCAGGTCGAGGACACGGCCTTCCAGCCGGTGGGCCGGAAGGCGATCGTGCGAGCGGCGATGGCGACCATGCTTCTGCGGGAGATGGACGCAGGCACCATCGAGGCCGTCATCTGTCGCGCCCCCGAGTTCTATGGGCCGGGGAAGACCCAGAGCCTGACCAAGTCGGCTGTGTTCGACCGGATCCGGCGCGGCAAGCGGCCGGTGGTCCCTGTCAGCGCCCATACCGAGCGGTCGCTGATCTGGACTCCTGACGCCAGCCGGGGGATGGGGCTGATCGGCAACACCCCCGACGCCTACGGGCAGACCTGGCACCTGCCGACAGACCCTGACCGCCTCACCTACGAGCAGATGATCGGCATCGCCTCCGACGTTGCCGGCCACCGCATCGGGTACACGACGGTCCCTGAGTCCGTGTTCAGGACTGGGGGTCTGTTCAACCGGTCGGTCAAGGAAGCCTCCGAGCTGCTCCCGCGCTACCGCGTCGACAATGTCTTCGACTCGTCGAAGTTCGCGACCCGGTTCCCCGAGTTCGCGGTCACGACCTACCGCGAGGGGGTCACCGCCATTCTCGGGTGA
- a CDS encoding PDR/VanB family oxidoreductase: MRTDVHDDELDLVLDKKETVADGVVRLTLRSTDGAELPVWEAGAHLDLVLTDELTRQYSLCGDPAERSILQVAALREPDGRGGSAYVHDTLAEGDTVHVRGPRNHFPLTPAGRYVFVAGGIGITPLLPMIARAEAAGADWRLVYGGRTRTSMAFREHLEQSYPDRVEIRPADETGLLDLPTILAEPGATADDIAVYCCGPEPLLAAVEQECTRWPRGALHLERFAPKAGTDDGPRESFEVELSQSRATLTVPADRSILEVVENAGIPVLSSCQEGTCGTCETGVLDGVPDHRDSVLSDDEQADGDVMMICVSRSCSARLVLDL, from the coding sequence ATGAGGACCGACGTCCACGACGACGAACTCGACCTGGTGCTCGACAAGAAGGAGACCGTGGCCGACGGCGTCGTCCGGCTCACCCTGCGCAGCACCGACGGCGCCGAGCTCCCCGTCTGGGAAGCGGGCGCGCACCTCGACCTCGTACTCACCGACGAGCTCACCCGGCAGTACTCTCTGTGCGGCGACCCGGCGGAACGCTCGATCCTGCAGGTCGCCGCCCTGCGAGAGCCGGACGGCAGGGGCGGCTCGGCCTACGTGCACGACACCCTCGCCGAAGGTGACACCGTGCACGTGCGCGGTCCCCGCAACCACTTTCCGCTCACCCCCGCCGGCCGGTACGTATTCGTCGCAGGCGGCATCGGCATCACACCGCTCCTACCGATGATCGCCCGCGCCGAGGCCGCCGGCGCGGACTGGCGCCTGGTCTACGGCGGCCGCACCCGCACCTCGATGGCGTTCCGCGAACACCTCGAACAGAGCTACCCCGACCGAGTCGAGATCCGCCCGGCCGATGAGACCGGGCTACTCGACCTCCCCACCATCCTGGCCGAACCCGGCGCGACCGCCGACGACATCGCCGTCTACTGCTGCGGGCCCGAACCCTTGCTGGCCGCGGTCGAACAGGAGTGCACCCGCTGGCCGCGCGGGGCACTGCACCTGGAACGGTTCGCCCCGAAGGCCGGGACCGACGACGGCCCGCGCGAATCCTTCGAGGTCGAGCTCTCCCAGAGCCGCGCCACTCTCACCGTGCCCGCAGACCGGTCGATCCTCGAGGTCGTCGAGAACGCCGGAATCCCGGTGCTCTCGTCCTGCCAGGAAGGCACCTGCGGCACCTGCGAGACCGGTGTCCTCGACGGCGTCCCCGACCACCGCGACTCCGTGCTCAGCGACGACGAGCAGGCCGACGGCGACGTGATGATGATCTGTGTATCCCGGTCCTGCTCCGCCCGGCTCGTCCTCGACCTCTGA
- a CDS encoding acetoacetate decarboxylase family protein yields MAQSRADAGSDLVEVELGGRPVRVPKGGLYDTYRMDTDLDAAARDPRVRSVDFFRALRKTEVQSPLGPTRTPNFYYAMSRAQLTYLAPTKALRSRLPVELDPLQVAPGVGLFSVVFFRYDVCDIDFYTEATVGIAVRPAHHGKLGAVDLLSSLANDAMHAYVLSLPVNTDIAQIRGRDGYGFPKWVTDIDVDIDDRWTAARVANDDGGTDIAIDVATPTQQSVPSGHRVSTLTSYTRLGDGWNATLSQTNILATGSALWPRTISLELGSGRLSDDVRSLRPIRALRFDVATEAQNALHIPVPVSVPEREPRP; encoded by the coding sequence ATGGCGCAGTCGAGGGCGGACGCGGGGAGCGATCTGGTCGAGGTCGAGCTGGGAGGGCGGCCGGTCCGGGTGCCCAAGGGCGGGCTGTACGACACCTACCGCATGGACACCGATCTGGACGCTGCGGCGAGGGACCCACGGGTGCGCAGCGTGGACTTCTTCCGCGCGCTCCGGAAGACCGAGGTCCAGTCCCCGCTCGGTCCCACCCGAACCCCGAACTTCTACTACGCGATGTCCAGGGCCCAGCTCACCTATCTCGCACCGACGAAAGCCTTACGGTCCCGGCTCCCCGTCGAGCTCGATCCGCTGCAGGTCGCTCCCGGTGTCGGACTGTTCTCGGTGGTGTTCTTCCGGTACGACGTGTGCGACATCGACTTCTACACTGAGGCGACCGTCGGCATCGCCGTCCGCCCTGCCCACCACGGCAAGCTCGGCGCAGTCGACCTCCTCTCCTCGCTGGCCAACGACGCGATGCACGCCTACGTGCTCTCACTGCCGGTGAACACCGACATCGCACAGATCCGTGGACGTGACGGTTACGGATTCCCCAAGTGGGTCACGGACATCGATGTCGACATCGACGATCGTTGGACAGCGGCTCGGGTGGCCAACGACGACGGCGGCACCGACATCGCCATCGACGTCGCCACGCCGACGCAGCAGTCGGTCCCGAGCGGGCACAGAGTGTCGACGCTGACCTCGTACACGCGGCTGGGTGACGGCTGGAACGCGACGCTGAGCCAGACCAACATCCTGGCCACCGGCAGCGCTCTGTGGCCGCGCACCATCTCGCTGGAGCTGGGGTCGGGCCGGCTGAGCGACGACGTCCGCTCGCTCAGGCCCATCCGGGCCCTGCGATTCGACGTCGCCACCGAGGCCCAGAACGCACTCCACATTCCTGTGCCCGTCTCCGTCCCGGAGAGGGAGCCGAGGCCATGA
- a CDS encoding aromatic ring-hydroxylating dioxygenase subunit alpha — MSTIPRNQWYVAAYSTEIDHELFARTVCNEPILFWRTPEGAVVANSDRCVHRRFPLSQAPSRLVEGNVVCGYHGFTYAADGRCVAVPGQTRVPRTARLTPYPVVEQDSLVWIWIGDTALADETRIPRARYLDSPDYTTVRGMEPLAARFSLLVNNLLDLSHETYLHGGYIGTPEVASTPITTEVDDDAGIVYVSRHMDDAQCPPFYSSSTGLHGHIARWQDIEYTPPCLYKLHSRIAPVGSIPNPDGTDPDAFHIEVVYAITPETEHTTHDFWMVARDFALDSPQVSTFLAENNRTVVLQDVVALDILEKVIQDEPEGYQELSINIDTGGLAGRRMLARMAGETPRNAPAAPVR; from the coding sequence GTGAGCACGATCCCGCGCAACCAGTGGTACGTCGCGGCCTACAGCACCGAGATCGACCACGAGCTGTTCGCCCGCACCGTCTGCAACGAGCCGATCCTGTTCTGGCGCACCCCCGAAGGAGCCGTCGTCGCGAACTCCGACCGCTGCGTGCACCGCCGCTTCCCGCTGTCTCAAGCACCGTCGCGGCTGGTCGAGGGCAACGTGGTCTGCGGCTACCACGGGTTCACCTACGCCGCCGACGGCCGCTGCGTGGCCGTGCCGGGCCAGACCCGGGTGCCCCGGACCGCGCGGCTGACCCCCTACCCGGTCGTCGAGCAGGACTCCCTGGTCTGGATCTGGATCGGCGACACCGCCCTGGCCGACGAGACCCGCATCCCACGGGCCCGCTACCTCGACTCGCCGGACTACACCACCGTGCGCGGCATGGAGCCGCTGGCCGCACGATTCTCCCTGCTGGTCAACAACCTGCTCGACCTCTCGCACGAGACCTACCTGCACGGCGGCTACATCGGCACCCCCGAAGTGGCCTCGACCCCGATCACCACCGAGGTCGACGACGACGCGGGCATCGTCTACGTCTCCCGGCACATGGACGACGCCCAATGTCCGCCGTTCTACTCCTCCTCGACCGGCCTGCACGGCCACATCGCCCGGTGGCAGGACATCGAGTACACCCCGCCGTGTCTGTACAAGCTGCACAGCCGTATCGCGCCGGTCGGATCGATCCCGAACCCGGACGGCACCGACCCCGACGCCTTCCACATCGAAGTCGTCTACGCGATCACTCCCGAGACCGAGCACACCACACACGACTTCTGGATGGTCGCCCGCGACTTCGCGCTCGACTCCCCGCAGGTCTCGACGTTCCTCGCGGAGAACAACCGGACCGTCGTGCTACAGGACGTCGTCGCACTCGACATTCTCGAGAAAGTGATCCAGGACGAGCCCGAGGGCTACCAGGAGCTGTCGATCAACATCGACACCGGCGGCCTGGCCGGCCGTCGGATGCTCGCCCGTATGGCGGGCGAGACCCCTCGCAACGCCCCGGCGGCACCGGTCCGATGA
- a CDS encoding IclR family transcriptional regulator gives MPRRGRPAGPTGPVLTRALSILDAFTATRPVLNLSQLASLADMPLSTAHRLIAELVVWGALERDESGGYRIGLRLWELGALAPRGQGLRERALPFLEDLSQITRENVQLAVRDVVFVERIAGTGAVPVLTRAGGRFALTATGVGLVLLAHAPTEVQDDVLSGHIERYTQRTVTDPSRLRNMLADVRTNGFSISDRQVTMDSLSVGAPVQDHRGHVAAAVSLVIRHGTASPHAIVPLVRTSARAIGRALAKPY, from the coding sequence ATGCCGAGACGGGGTCGACCTGCCGGACCGACCGGACCGGTCCTCACTCGAGCCCTCTCCATCCTCGACGCCTTCACGGCCACACGCCCCGTCCTGAACCTCAGCCAGCTCGCCTCACTCGCCGACATGCCGCTGTCGACCGCGCACCGTCTGATCGCCGAACTCGTCGTCTGGGGTGCCCTCGAACGCGACGAAAGCGGCGGCTACCGGATCGGCCTGCGCCTCTGGGAACTCGGGGCGCTCGCGCCGCGTGGCCAGGGCCTGCGTGAACGAGCGCTCCCCTTCCTCGAGGACCTCTCCCAGATCACCCGAGAGAACGTGCAGCTCGCGGTGCGCGACGTCGTGTTCGTCGAGCGCATCGCCGGCACCGGCGCCGTGCCCGTGCTCACCCGTGCCGGTGGCCGGTTCGCACTCACCGCCACCGGCGTCGGTCTCGTCCTGCTCGCGCACGCCCCCACCGAGGTGCAGGACGACGTGCTGAGCGGCCACATCGAGCGCTACACCCAGCGGACCGTCACCGACCCGAGCCGGCTGCGCAACATGCTCGCCGACGTCCGGACCAACGGCTTCTCCATCAGCGACCGCCAGGTCACGATGGACTCGCTGTCGGTGGGTGCACCCGTTCAGGACCACCGCGGTCACGTCGCCGCCGCGGTCTCGCTCGTCATCCGGCACGGCACGGCGTCACCACACGCGATCGTGCCGCTTGTCCGCACCAGTGCACGAGCCATCGGGCGGGCCCTGGCGAAACCATACTGA
- a CDS encoding TetR/AcrR family transcriptional regulator: protein MPATQRSSYHHGDLRAALLTTAMGMLEHGESFSIRAVARGAGVSPTAPYRHFPDREALESALAAQGLRDLKADLTPGREPPSTVEDLADLGVAYVEFALRRPALFRLMFGNECDDENDERVQAAADVHELLAAAITGVFPRADPTDLALGGWGLVHGLACLYLDRKLAGPSTEHVAAQVRASFIAVLSAQPN, encoded by the coding sequence ATGCCCGCCACCCAGAGGAGCAGCTACCACCACGGCGACCTGCGCGCCGCACTGCTGACCACGGCCATGGGCATGCTCGAACACGGAGAGTCGTTCTCGATCCGTGCCGTGGCCCGAGGGGCGGGCGTGTCACCGACCGCGCCGTACCGGCATTTCCCCGACCGGGAAGCCCTGGAGTCCGCTCTCGCCGCCCAGGGCCTCCGCGACCTGAAAGCCGATCTGACCCCGGGGCGTGAACCGCCCAGCACCGTCGAGGACCTTGCCGACCTCGGCGTCGCCTACGTCGAGTTCGCCCTCCGCCGACCCGCACTGTTCCGACTGATGTTCGGCAACGAGTGCGACGACGAGAACGACGAGCGGGTGCAGGCCGCCGCCGACGTGCACGAGCTTCTCGCCGCCGCGATCACCGGCGTGTTCCCTCGCGCCGACCCGACCGACCTCGCCCTCGGCGGCTGGGGACTGGTCCACGGCCTGGCGTGCCTCTATCTCGACCGAAAGCTGGCCGGTCCGTCGACGGAGCACGTTGCCGCGCAGGTTCGCGCATCGTTCATTGCCGTGCTCAGCGCACAGCCCAACTGA